A genomic window from Filimonas effusa includes:
- a CDS encoding EamA family transporter — MNKTIHAPKWLVILAFATVYIVWGSTYFFIRVAVEHIPAMLMAAIRFLIAGTLLAGWCIYKKENLFHWPSIKPALVSGMLLLFIGNGAVVWVEQYLPSSLVAVLVSTSPIWFVLLDKPSWATNFRSKSTIIGLVIGFIGVVLLFSEQASEVAASHDNVQLISLFLLILASMCWSGGSLYSKYYAKGVSATVNTCWQMLVAGIAFVPATLVSGELNGFNWAQVPGSAWFATGYLIVMGSLAAYSAYVWLLQVRPATQVSTYAYVNPVVAVLLGVVFANESMSLMQLGGLAVILMSVLLINLAKYRKKAGS; from the coding sequence ATGAACAAAACAATACATGCGCCAAAATGGTTAGTCATTTTGGCCTTTGCGACCGTTTATATCGTATGGGGATCTACTTATTTCTTTATCCGTGTGGCGGTTGAACATATTCCGGCTATGTTAATGGCTGCCATTCGTTTCCTGATTGCAGGAACGCTGTTAGCCGGATGGTGTATCTATAAAAAAGAAAACCTGTTTCACTGGCCTTCCATCAAACCTGCTCTCGTAAGCGGTATGTTGTTATTGTTTATAGGCAACGGCGCGGTGGTATGGGTAGAGCAATACCTGCCCAGTTCGCTGGTGGCGGTGCTGGTATCTACTTCTCCCATCTGGTTTGTATTACTTGATAAACCTTCGTGGGCAACGAACTTCCGAAGTAAGTCGACTATAATAGGATTGGTTATAGGGTTCATTGGTGTGGTATTGTTGTTTAGTGAGCAGGCTTCTGAAGTAGCGGCGTCTCATGACAACGTGCAGCTGATCTCTCTTTTTCTATTGATACTGGCTTCTATGTGCTGGTCGGGCGGATCGCTTTATTCCAAATATTATGCGAAGGGAGTATCGGCAACTGTAAATACCTGCTGGCAGATGCTGGTGGCGGGTATTGCTTTTGTTCCGGCTACGCTGGTCAGCGGCGAATTAAATGGTTTCAACTGGGCACAGGTTCCCGGCAGTGCGTGGTTTGCTACCGGCTACCTGATTGTAATGGGTTCGCTTGCGGCTTATTCGGCGTATGTGTGGTTGCTGCAGGTAAGGCCTGCTACGCAGGTGAGCACTTATGCGTATGTTAATCCTGTTGTGGCGGTATTACTTGGGGTAGTATTCGCCAATGAATCGATGAGTTTAATGCAGCTGGGCGGATTGGCGGTGATATTGATGAGTGTATTATTGATAAACCTGGCCAAGTATCGGAAGAAGGCCGGCAGTTAA
- the corA gene encoding magnesium/cobalt transporter CorA, translated as MNPSKYLQLIFPVFGTKRTKEIFGFNPTVLPAREEAKEVKVEVFNYSNGFMEEHHFHNVEDCFPFRDKESVSWINIEGLRKADIEQICQHFNIHFLIGEDILSVGQRPKMDEMDDSLYCLLNMLFYNQEKASVETEQISIFMGKNFVLSFQEDAHRDVFDVLRNRLRSPGSKIRQSGADYLCYALIDMIIDHYFVVMENLSDRLEFVEEEIIRNSSPRTLARINGMRKELIVLKRNVLPVRELVNGFIRTDCPLMQEKTLKYFKDVYDHIVQAADLVENYRDMMMSMQDLYLNKANMKLNEVMKVMAIVTCLLAPATVIGGIFGMNFDRIPYLHNKDGFYIAVSLMLVIPIWMVWVFRKRGWF; from the coding sequence ATGAATCCCAGTAAGTACCTGCAACTTATATTCCCTGTGTTTGGTACCAAGAGGACCAAGGAAATCTTTGGTTTTAATCCAACGGTTTTGCCTGCCCGGGAAGAGGCGAAAGAAGTAAAAGTGGAAGTATTCAATTACAGCAACGGTTTCATGGAAGAGCACCATTTCCATAATGTTGAAGATTGTTTTCCGTTCCGCGATAAAGAGAGCGTTAGCTGGATAAATATTGAAGGTTTACGCAAGGCAGACATAGAGCAAATATGCCAGCATTTTAACATTCATTTCTTAATTGGGGAGGACATACTCAGTGTTGGCCAGCGGCCCAAGATGGATGAAATGGATGACAGTCTTTACTGCCTGTTGAACATGTTGTTCTATAACCAGGAAAAAGCGTCGGTAGAAACGGAGCAGATCAGCATATTCATGGGGAAGAACTTTGTGCTGAGCTTCCAGGAGGATGCGCACCGGGATGTGTTTGATGTATTGCGTAACCGGCTGCGTTCGCCGGGGTCGAAAATCAGGCAAAGCGGGGCCGACTACTTGTGCTATGCGCTTATAGATATGATCATAGACCATTATTTCGTGGTGATGGAAAACCTGAGCGACCGGCTTGAGTTTGTTGAGGAAGAGATCATCCGCAACAGCAGTCCGCGTACACTGGCGCGGATAAACGGCATGAGAAAGGAACTGATCGTTTTAAAGCGAAATGTGCTGCCGGTGCGGGAACTTGTGAACGGGTTTATCCGTACAGACTGTCCGCTGATGCAGGAAAAGACGCTCAAATATTTCAAGGACGTATATGATCACATTGTGCAGGCGGCGGACCTGGTAGAGAACTATCGTGATATGATGATGAGCATGCAGGACCTGTATCTCAACAAGGCCAATATGAAACTGAACGAGGTCATGAAAGTGATGGCCATTGTTACGTGTTTACTGGCTCCGGCGACGGTTATCGGCGGCATATTCGGGATGAACTTCGACAGAATACCTTACCTGCACAATAAAGACGGGTTTTATATTGCGGTGTCGCTGATGCTGGTTATACCCATATGGATGGTATGGGTGTTCAGGAAGCGGGGCTGGTTTTAG
- a CDS encoding DUF2480 family protein, whose translation METIVNKVAESGIITLDLETFYPKADLAVFDLKEYLFMGLILKEKDFRATLLTLDWETYRDKYVAVTCTADAIIPMWAYMLVASYLQPVAKDLVVGDEKTLINNIFIKNIAALDAEDFQDKRVVVKGCGDIQIPETAYLEITNKLRPFVKSLMYGEPCSTVPIFKRK comes from the coding sequence ATGGAAACAATTGTGAATAAAGTAGCGGAAAGCGGTATCATCACGCTCGACCTCGAGACGTTTTACCCAAAAGCAGATCTTGCAGTGTTCGATCTGAAGGAATATTTATTCATGGGACTGATCCTGAAAGAAAAAGACTTCCGCGCCACATTGCTCACACTCGACTGGGAAACCTACCGCGATAAATACGTAGCAGTAACCTGCACAGCAGATGCAATTATCCCCATGTGGGCATACATGCTGGTAGCCAGCTACCTGCAACCTGTAGCAAAAGACCTGGTCGTAGGCGATGAAAAAACATTGATCAACAACATATTTATTAAAAATATCGCTGCCCTCGATGCAGAAGATTTCCAGGATAAAAGAGTAGTGGTAAAAGGCTGTGGCGACATCCAGATCCCCGAAACCGCTTATCTCGAGATCACGAATAAACTGCGGCCCTTCGTAAAAAGCCTCATGTACGGAGAACCCTGCAGCACCGTGCCTATTTTCAAAAGGAAATAA
- a CDS encoding carboxymuconolactone decarboxylase family protein, whose amino-acid sequence MHKQKNEYTMSTTTIQNETFTNLLNDLNIPDYVPSANAQALLQVEARYIKDLKINVGNVLNNAQYLNRKESLLLALAVAVNERFTLLQEAFTQLALAAGATEAEIAEVVACTSLMNTNNIFYRFRHFMKKDFYSNQQAGIKMSIMMNPVLGKEFFELLSLVVSSINGCEMCVTSHEQSVLQHGASESRVFEAVKLGAVIKGLVTVLG is encoded by the coding sequence ATGCATAAACAGAAAAACGAATATACCATGAGCACAACAACGATACAGAACGAGACTTTTACCAACCTCTTGAACGACCTCAATATCCCCGACTATGTACCTTCCGCCAATGCACAGGCATTACTGCAGGTAGAAGCCCGCTACATCAAGGATCTTAAAATAAATGTGGGTAACGTGCTTAACAACGCACAATACCTCAACCGTAAAGAATCATTGTTACTGGCCCTCGCCGTAGCCGTGAACGAACGCTTTACCCTTTTACAGGAGGCATTCACCCAACTGGCGCTTGCAGCCGGCGCTACAGAAGCCGAAATCGCCGAAGTAGTGGCCTGCACCTCCCTCATGAATACGAACAATATCTTCTACAGGTTCCGCCACTTCATGAAAAAAGACTTCTACAGCAACCAGCAGGCAGGTATCAAAATGAGCATTATGATGAATCCTGTCCTCGGAAAAGAATTCTTCGAACTCCTGAGCCTCGTAGTTTCTTCAATAAACGGCTGCGAAATGTGCGTAACCTCGCACGAACAGTCTGTATTACAACATGGCGCCAGCGAAAGCCGTGTATTTGAAGCAGTTAAGCTGGGAGCGGTTATCAAAGGCCTGGTTACTGTATTAGGTTAG
- a CDS encoding NifU family protein, whose translation MIKTGNPVISIYTEMTPNPETMKFVVNKLLYPGKSIDFADETMAGPSPLAKELFSFPFIKSVFIASNFITLTKTSDTEDWHDVIPNIKQFLKDYLENGGVVINEEEVAQIKQEASNVVAADDDDVVKRIKELLDNYVKPAVEMDGGAIQFKSYTDGVVNLMLQGSCSGCPSSMITLKAGIEGMMKRMIPEVKEVVAEAE comes from the coding sequence ATGATTAAAACAGGAAATCCCGTAATCAGTATTTATACAGAAATGACTCCCAACCCGGAGACGATGAAGTTTGTTGTCAACAAACTGCTGTATCCCGGTAAGAGCATCGATTTCGCGGACGAGACAATGGCTGGTCCTTCCCCCCTGGCGAAGGAGCTGTTTAGCTTTCCCTTCATTAAAAGCGTTTTCATCGCCAGCAACTTCATTACGCTCACTAAAACCAGCGATACCGAAGATTGGCACGATGTCATTCCCAATATCAAGCAGTTCTTAAAAGACTACCTGGAGAATGGTGGTGTAGTGATCAATGAAGAGGAGGTAGCACAAATTAAACAGGAAGCAAGCAACGTAGTGGCCGCTGATGACGACGATGTGGTAAAACGCATCAAAGAATTACTCGACAACTACGTAAAACCCGCAGTAGAAATGGACGGCGGCGCCATCCAGTTCAAAAGCTATACCGATGGCGTGGTAAACCTCATGTTACAAGGTAGCTGCAGCGGATGCCCTTCTTCCATGATCACCCTCAAAGCAGGCATCGAAGGCATGATGAAGCGTATGATCCCCGAAGTGAAAGAAGTGGTCGCCGAAGCCGAATAA
- a CDS encoding OmpA/MotB family protein has product MKTNLILLAGLSSTLLFACVSPKKLREAESRYSQLNGAYLELQGKLRDCEQKSKDSADAFARRKAFYENRLNNSLEAIDFLKQNNNQVLSQLKDLSVISGSQAESIKKSLENIGMKDAYIKDLQSAIAKKDSLNMALVMNLKGAIGNLDDKDINIKVDKGVVYIDISDKLLFKSGSYDITDRAKEVLGKVATVLNNQPNIEFMVEGHTDNVKFARGVLLDNWDLSVKRATSVVRVLQEQYRIPASRMTAAGRGEYVPVADNATTEGKAANRRTRIVILPQLDQFFKLLEKPEQGGMQPVPPPAK; this is encoded by the coding sequence ATGAAAACAAATCTCATTTTGTTGGCGGGATTATCTTCCACCCTGTTGTTCGCCTGCGTTAGCCCTAAAAAACTTCGCGAAGCAGAATCCCGCTATTCCCAATTAAATGGAGCCTACCTCGAACTACAGGGAAAACTCCGCGATTGTGAACAAAAATCAAAAGATTCGGCTGACGCATTCGCAAGAAGAAAGGCTTTCTACGAAAACCGCCTGAACAACTCCCTGGAAGCCATCGATTTCCTGAAACAAAATAATAACCAGGTGCTCTCTCAACTCAAAGACCTCTCCGTGATCTCAGGCTCTCAGGCCGAAAGCATCAAGAAGTCTCTTGAAAATATAGGAATGAAAGACGCCTATATCAAAGACCTCCAGAGCGCTATCGCTAAAAAAGACTCGCTGAATATGGCCCTCGTAATGAACCTCAAGGGCGCCATCGGTAACCTCGATGATAAAGACATCAACATCAAAGTTGATAAAGGTGTGGTTTACATCGATATCTCCGATAAACTGCTGTTCAAAAGCGGAAGCTACGACATCACCGATCGCGCAAAAGAAGTACTGGGCAAAGTCGCCACCGTACTTAACAACCAGCCCAACATCGAATTCATGGTGGAAGGTCATACCGACAACGTGAAATTTGCCCGCGGCGTATTACTCGACAACTGGGATCTTAGCGTGAAACGCGCCACTTCGGTAGTAAGGGTACTGCAGGAACAATACCGCATCCCCGCTTCCCGTATGACCGCCGCCGGCCGTGGTGAATATGTACCCGTTGCCGATAACGCCACTACAGAAGGTAAAGCCGCCAACAGGCGTACAAGGATCGTGATCCTGCCTCAGTTAGACCAGTTCTTCAAACTGCTGGAAAAACCTGAACAAGGCGGTATGCAGCCAGTTCCCCCACCAGCAAAATAG
- a CDS encoding serine hydrolase, translating to MRTALLSLFFLLFCSVVLRAQISSPSWLEKYIRVHASDSLLHLLNNPDSFRYQIIYTQINRDKHNRPVFTHYYFNVSDSVYFNPASMVKLPTALMALEKLNRLAIPGLNKFTPMLTDSAALGQHRYYADASAENGLPSVAQYIKKIFLVSDNDAYNRLNEFVGQQELNEGLWKKGYSGTRITRRFERLSPEQNRRSNPIRFVRGDTVAGAAVRGGGFMSGEDSVIYYQPAAYSSVHFDFGRKYLVGNAHYNSNDSLVHLPMDFTTHNVFTLRDMQRMLQAILFPASVPAGQRFLLSEDDYRFLYRYMSEYPSEARFPRYDTSEYFDSYTKFFFFKSHRQKIPDHIRVFNKTGWSYGFLTDAAYVVDFKNKVEFMLSGTIYVNRDGIINDDKYDYENLGYPFFEEIGKLIYNFELKRQRKKLPDLNRFRINYREAD from the coding sequence ATGAGAACTGCCCTTTTGTCGCTCTTTTTTTTACTGTTTTGTTCGGTAGTTCTGCGGGCGCAAATTTCTTCTCCATCGTGGCTGGAAAAGTATATCCGGGTGCATGCCTCGGATTCGCTGCTTCATTTATTGAACAACCCCGACAGTTTCCGCTATCAAATTATTTATACACAGATCAACAGGGATAAACATAACCGTCCTGTTTTTACACATTACTATTTTAATGTGAGTGATTCCGTGTATTTCAACCCGGCTTCGATGGTTAAGTTGCCAACTGCATTAATGGCACTGGAGAAGTTAAACCGTTTGGCGATTCCGGGGCTGAACAAGTTTACGCCTATGTTAACGGATAGTGCAGCTTTGGGGCAGCATCGTTATTATGCTGATGCCAGTGCGGAGAATGGTTTGCCTTCCGTTGCGCAATATATTAAGAAGATCTTCCTGGTGAGTGATAATGATGCGTATAACCGTTTGAATGAATTTGTGGGGCAACAGGAGCTGAATGAAGGGTTATGGAAAAAGGGATATAGTGGCACACGTATTACCCGGCGTTTTGAGCGGTTGAGCCCGGAGCAGAACCGGCGTTCGAATCCAATCCGGTTTGTGCGGGGCGATACTGTTGCCGGTGCTGCTGTTCGTGGCGGGGGTTTTATGTCTGGTGAAGATTCTGTTATTTATTACCAGCCGGCGGCTTATAGTTCTGTGCATTTTGATTTCGGCAGGAAATACCTGGTGGGCAATGCTCATTACAACAGTAATGATTCGCTGGTGCATTTGCCGATGGATTTTACGACGCATAATGTTTTTACGTTGCGGGATATGCAGCGGATGTTGCAGGCTATCCTGTTCCCGGCATCTGTTCCGGCCGGGCAGCGGTTTTTATTATCGGAAGATGATTACCGGTTTTTGTACCGGTATATGTCGGAATATCCTTCGGAGGCAAGGTTTCCCAGGTATGATACTTCGGAGTATTTTGACAGTTATACCAAGTTCTTTTTCTTTAAATCGCACAGGCAGAAGATCCCCGATCATATACGGGTGTTCAACAAGACGGGATGGTCGTACGGGTTCCTGACGGATGCGGCTTATGTTGTTGATTTCAAGAACAAGGTTGAATTTATGCTTTCGGGGACAATTTATGTGAACAGGGACGGGATCATTAACGACGACAAATATGACTATGAGAACCTGGGTTATCCTTTTTTTGAAGAAATAGGGAAGCTGATCTATAACTTTGAATTAAAACGGCAGCGGAAAAAGCTGCCGGATCTGAACCGCTTCCGTATCAATTACCGGGAGGCAGACTAA
- a CDS encoding peroxiredoxin, with product MNNRVLSIGSPFPAFKKKAVVSIEKGKEFTDITHEVASADGKWTVMFWWPKDFTFVCPTEIAEFNKKASEFSDRDAVLIGASTDSEFVHAAWRRDHADLRDLKFPMLADTSKSLAEELGILDAEEKIAYRATFIIDPQGIVRWVSVYDLNVGRSVQEVLRVLDALQTDELCPCNWSKGEQTLTEALSMN from the coding sequence ATGAACAACAGAGTATTATCTATCGGAAGCCCGTTTCCTGCCTTCAAAAAGAAAGCAGTCGTATCTATTGAAAAAGGTAAAGAGTTTACAGACATCACACATGAAGTGGCAAGCGCAGATGGCAAATGGACAGTAATGTTCTGGTGGCCTAAAGATTTCACCTTCGTTTGTCCTACCGAAATCGCTGAATTCAACAAAAAAGCCAGCGAGTTTAGCGACCGCGACGCAGTATTGATCGGTGCATCTACCGATTCTGAATTCGTACACGCAGCCTGGAGAAGGGATCACGCCGACCTGCGCGACCTTAAATTCCCCATGCTGGCAGATACTTCCAAAAGCCTCGCCGAAGAGTTAGGCATCCTGGATGCTGAAGAAAAGATCGCTTACCGCGCTACTTTCATCATTGATCCTCAGGGTATTGTACGTTGGGTAAGCGTTTACGACCTCAACGTGGGCCGTAGCGTGCAGGAAGTGCTTCGTGTGCTCGACGCTTTACAGACCGATGAACTCTGTCCCTGCAACTGGAGCAAAGGCGAACAAACGCTTACAGAAGCGCTGAGCATGAACTAA
- a CDS encoding META domain-containing protein, with translation MKKYIFPASVVMFLAAGLFLQTACNNATPAGSSDSTSSIRKETTALKPVDTTTLAGRWILEPQLASDTASGKLPEITFNTGDGSFTGNNGCNRMSGHYSLRADTLVFDERIITTRMACMGYNEKPFMDNLVRTNRFKIEGGKLTLYNNETILSTWVRYVEIEKDKKV, from the coding sequence ATGAAAAAGTACATTTTCCCCGCTTCAGTGGTCATGTTCCTCGCCGCCGGCTTGTTTTTGCAAACCGCCTGCAACAATGCTACCCCAGCAGGTTCCTCAGATAGTACAAGCAGTATCCGCAAAGAAACTACCGCTCTCAAGCCTGTCGATACTACCACCCTCGCCGGCAGATGGATCCTCGAACCCCAGCTGGCTTCCGATACCGCCTCAGGCAAATTACCCGAAATAACCTTCAACACCGGCGACGGCAGCTTCACAGGTAATAACGGCTGCAACCGCATGTCCGGCCACTACTCCCTCCGCGCCGATACGCTCGTTTTCGACGAACGTATCATCACCACCCGGATGGCCTGTATGGGTTACAACGAAAAACCCTTCATGGATAACCTGGTACGTACCAACCGCTTCAAAATTGAAGGCGGCAAACTTACCCTGTACAATAACGAAACAATACTATCCACCTGGGTACGCTACGTAGAAATAGAGAAGGATAAAAAAGTGTAG
- a CDS encoding ATP-dependent helicase, with protein MQHLLDGLNEQQREAVMHINGPLMIVAGAGSGKTKVLTTRIAYLLSKGVDAFNILALTFTNKAAAEMKERIEKMLGNNEARNLYIGTFHSVFARILRAEVHRIGYPSSFTIYDSDDSRSVLKTVINELNLDDKLYKPNVVHSRISQAKNALMSPAEYAMDHHIQQEDMRSNRPAIAQIYQGYVARCFKNGAMDFDDLLVKMHELLKNFPEVLHKFQHKFKYIMIDEYQDTNAVQYEITKLLAAAHENICVVGDDAQSIYSFRGATIENILQFQKDYDDVRVVKLEQNYRCTQSILKVANEVIKKNIGQIPKELWTENESGEKIKLVRTMTDNDEGRFVADIIQEQKLRNHYYNRDFAILYRTNAQSRSFEESLRRMGIAYKIYGGLSFYQRKEVKDFIAYLRVVANTRDEEALKRIINYPVRGIGKTTIDRAIVTANENNVTLWEVLERAQEAGFKAGTLESIKGFVYMIKSFQTMLQTHNAYDVAVLIGKNTTLVKELFNDKTVEGLARYENVQELLNSIKEWTESPSNAEGEVGEKTLGVYLQQITLLTDADNDKEDSDVVKLMTIHAAKGLEFPVVFVGGVEETIFPSGMSINTREELEEERRLFYVAVTRAKHRLWLTFANARYRFGNLVQNEPSRFLEEMPEEFVDRSYAGGGARNQGGMGAGVERMQRSFGSTTAQAEKMYGPPPSKKKDAAPARPSYMPAQPPASKVVEHKPSANFEPSDTSNLQVGQVVEHQKFGFGEVTKMEGSAHNPIATVVFKTNGEKKIMLNYAKLRIVQ; from the coding sequence ATGCAACATTTACTGGATGGATTGAATGAACAACAGCGGGAAGCAGTAATGCATATCAACGGTCCGCTGATGATAGTTGCCGGCGCCGGCAGTGGTAAAACCAAGGTGCTGACAACCCGTATTGCTTACCTCTTATCAAAAGGTGTAGATGCCTTTAACATTCTGGCACTGACTTTCACCAACAAGGCTGCCGCCGAAATGAAGGAACGTATCGAAAAAATGCTGGGTAACAACGAAGCCCGCAATTTATATATCGGAACCTTCCACAGCGTATTCGCACGTATCCTCCGCGCCGAAGTACACCGCATCGGATACCCCAGCAGCTTTACCATTTATGACAGCGACGACAGCCGCAGCGTGCTCAAAACTGTGATCAATGAACTCAACCTCGACGATAAATTATACAAACCCAACGTAGTTCATAGCCGCATCTCCCAGGCAAAGAACGCATTGATGAGCCCGGCAGAATATGCCATGGATCACCATATTCAGCAGGAAGACATGCGCTCGAACCGCCCGGCTATCGCACAGATCTACCAGGGATACGTCGCACGCTGTTTTAAAAACGGCGCCATGGACTTCGACGACCTGCTCGTAAAAATGCACGAACTCCTGAAGAACTTCCCCGAAGTACTTCACAAATTCCAGCATAAGTTCAAATACATCATGATCGATGAGTATCAGGATACCAACGCCGTGCAATACGAGATCACAAAACTCCTCGCCGCCGCCCACGAAAACATTTGCGTGGTGGGCGACGACGCACAAAGTATCTATAGCTTCCGCGGCGCTACCATCGAAAACATCCTCCAGTTCCAGAAAGATTACGACGATGTCCGCGTGGTAAAACTGGAACAAAACTATCGTTGTACCCAAAGCATCCTCAAGGTCGCCAACGAAGTCATCAAAAAGAACATCGGCCAGATCCCCAAAGAACTGTGGACGGAAAACGAAAGCGGCGAAAAAATAAAGCTCGTCCGCACAATGACCGACAACGACGAAGGACGTTTCGTTGCCGATATCATCCAGGAACAAAAACTCCGCAATCATTATTATAACCGCGACTTCGCCATCTTATACCGCACCAACGCCCAGAGCCGTTCTTTTGAAGAAAGCCTGCGCCGCATGGGCATCGCCTATAAGATCTACGGCGGACTAAGCTTCTACCAGCGGAAAGAGGTAAAAGACTTCATCGCCTACCTGCGCGTAGTAGCCAACACCCGCGACGAAGAAGCCCTGAAACGTATTATCAACTACCCCGTCCGCGGTATCGGCAAAACAACGATAGACAGGGCCATCGTAACCGCCAACGAAAATAACGTTACCCTGTGGGAAGTTCTGGAACGTGCACAGGAAGCTGGTTTCAAAGCCGGCACCCTCGAAAGCATCAAAGGCTTTGTGTACATGATAAAGTCTTTCCAGACCATGCTGCAAACACATAATGCGTATGATGTTGCGGTGTTGATCGGTAAAAATACCACGCTGGTAAAAGAACTGTTCAACGATAAAACAGTAGAAGGCCTCGCCCGTTACGAGAACGTACAGGAATTACTGAACTCCATAAAGGAATGGACCGAAAGCCCAAGCAACGCAGAAGGCGAAGTAGGCGAGAAAACGTTAGGTGTTTACTTGCAGCAGATCACCCTGTTAACCGATGCCGATAACGACAAGGAAGACAGCGATGTGGTGAAGCTTATGACCATCCACGCCGCAAAAGGGCTTGAATTCCCGGTAGTATTTGTGGGTGGCGTTGAAGAAACTATCTTCCCCAGCGGCATGAGCATAAATACCCGCGAAGAGCTCGAAGAAGAACGCCGTTTGTTCTACGTGGCTGTAACCCGCGCCAAGCACAGGTTGTGGTTGACATTTGCCAATGCCCGCTACCGCTTTGGTAACCTGGTTCAAAACGAACCCAGCCGCTTCCTCGAAGAAATGCCCGAAGAATTCGTAGACCGCAGCTATGCAGGCGGCGGCGCCCGCAACCAGGGCGGCATGGGCGCCGGCGTAGAACGTATGCAAAGAAGTTTCGGAAGTACAACGGCCCAGGCCGAAAAAATGTATGGCCCCCCTCCTTCCAAAAAGAAAGACGCCGCACCGGCACGTCCTTCCTATATGCCTGCTCAACCTCCCGCTTCAAAAGTGGTGGAACATAAACCCTCCGCCAACTTCGAACCCAGTGATACCAGCAACCTGCAGGTTGGACAGGTAGTAGAACATCAGAAGTTCGGCTTCGGCGAAGTCACCAAAATGGAAGGCTCCGCACACAACCCCATCGCCACCGTAGTTTTCAAAACCAACGGCGAAAAAAAGATCATGCTCAACTACGCCAAACTCAGAATAGTGCAGTAA